From the genome of Pseudomonas sp. TMP9, one region includes:
- a CDS encoding hemolysin family protein, whose protein sequence is MDPFTSYAASSYFADFGLMLFALFLVLLNGFFVAAEFAIVKLRRNRVEALATENGWRGHILRTVHNQLDAYLLACQLGITLASLSLGWVGEPAFAHMLEPLLAAIGIDSPRLVHGIAFFSAFFVICYLHIVVGALAPKSWALRKPELLSLWTAAPLYLFYWTMYPAIFLLNASAKAILRVAGQDEPSPHHEHPYSRDELKLILHSSRASTSNDQDMRVLASAVELGELEVVDWANSREDLVSLPLNAALDEVFSVFRRHKYSRYPIYDDANGTFVGVLHIKDLLLHLSLLEMLPSALKLADLMHPVERVNRHMPLSNLLEQFRHGGSHFALVEEADGKVIGYLTMEDVLEALVGDIQDEHRKAERGILAYQPGKLLVRGDTPLAKVERLLGVDLDHVEAETLAGLIYETLKRMPEEEEVLEVDGLRIIIKKMKGPKILLAKVLKLD, encoded by the coding sequence ATGGACCCTTTCACGAGTTACGCGGCCAGCAGTTACTTCGCCGATTTCGGCCTTATGCTCTTCGCCCTGTTTCTGGTGTTGCTCAATGGCTTCTTCGTCGCCGCTGAGTTCGCCATCGTTAAGCTGCGCCGCAATAGGGTTGAAGCTCTTGCAACAGAAAACGGTTGGCGCGGGCATATCTTGCGCACCGTGCACAACCAACTCGATGCCTATCTTTTAGCCTGCCAACTGGGCATCACCCTGGCCTCCTTGAGCCTCGGCTGGGTTGGCGAGCCGGCTTTTGCGCACATGCTCGAACCGCTGCTGGCGGCCATCGGCATCGACTCACCGAGGCTGGTGCATGGCATCGCCTTCTTCAGCGCCTTTTTTGTCATTTGCTACCTGCATATTGTGGTTGGCGCACTGGCACCTAAATCGTGGGCCTTGCGTAAACCCGAGTTGCTGTCGCTGTGGACGGCGGCGCCGCTATACCTGTTTTATTGGACGATGTACCCCGCCATCTTTCTGCTGAATGCCAGCGCTAAGGCCATCCTGCGCGTGGCCGGCCAAGACGAACCCAGCCCGCACCATGAGCATCCCTACAGCCGCGACGAGCTTAAGTTGATTCTGCACTCCAGCCGCGCCAGCACCAGCAATGATCAGGACATGCGTGTATTAGCCTCAGCCGTTGAGCTGGGCGAACTGGAAGTGGTGGACTGGGCTAATTCGCGCGAAGACCTGGTGTCCCTGCCGCTCAATGCGGCGCTGGACGAGGTATTCAGCGTGTTCCGCCGGCACAAGTACAGCCGTTACCCCATTTACGATGACGCTAACGGTACCTTTGTCGGCGTGCTGCATATCAAAGACCTGCTGCTGCACCTGTCCCTGCTGGAGATGCTGCCCTCGGCACTAAAACTGGCCGACCTGATGCACCCCGTCGAGCGGGTTAACCGGCACATGCCCTTGTCCAACCTGCTGGAGCAGTTTCGCCACGGCGGCTCGCACTTTGCGCTGGTCGAAGAAGCCGACGGCAAAGTGATCGGCTACCTGACCATGGAAGACGTGCTGGAAGCCTTGGTCGGCGATATTCAAGATGAACACCGCAAAGCCGAGCGCGGCATCCTCGCCTATCAGCCAGGTAAGCTGCTGGTACGCGGTGACACGCCGCTGGCTAAAGTTGAGCGCCTGCTCGGGGTCGACCTCGACCATGTCGAAGCGGAAACCCTGGCCGGACTGATCTATGAAACCCTCAAGCGCATGCCCGAGGAAGAGGAAGTGCTGGAGGTGGACGGCCTGCGCATCATCATCAAAAAGATGAAAGGCCCGAAGATTCTCTTGGCCAAGGTGCTCAAGCTGGACTGA
- the ubiA gene encoding 4-hydroxybenzoate octaprenyltransferase, with the protein MYTRLLHSLNRLHPRAWDFIQLMRLDKPIGIYLLLWPTLWALWVAAEGVPSAKNLFIFIVGVFLMRAAGCVINDYADRKIDGHISRTKARPLASGRVQPREALILFAVLLTLSFVLVLFTNASTIWLSFGGLALAACYPFMKRFTFYPQVVLGAAFSWGMPMAFTAETGSVTPEAWLLYIANLLWTVAYDTYYAMADRDDDLKIGVKSTAILFGDADRLIIVILQGLALLCLLLAAARFELGVYFHAGLLVAAGCFAWEYHKTQNRKPMACFNAFLHNHWAGLAIFLGVVFDYALRG; encoded by the coding sequence ATGTATACCCGCTTGCTGCACTCACTCAACCGCTTGCATCCGCGCGCTTGGGACTTTATTCAGCTGATGCGCCTGGACAAGCCCATTGGCATTTACCTGCTGCTATGGCCGACGCTGTGGGCGTTGTGGGTGGCGGCCGAAGGTGTACCGAGCGCGAAGAACCTGTTTATCTTCATCGTCGGCGTATTCCTCATGCGCGCTGCCGGCTGCGTCATTAATGATTACGCAGACCGCAAAATCGACGGCCACATCAGCCGGACTAAAGCCCGCCCGCTGGCCAGCGGCAGGGTGCAACCGCGCGAAGCGCTGATTCTGTTTGCCGTGCTGCTGACGCTGAGTTTTGTACTGGTGCTGTTTACCAACGCCAGCACTATTTGGCTGTCATTTGGCGGCCTGGCATTGGCGGCCTGCTACCCCTTTATGAAGCGCTTCACCTTCTACCCGCAGGTGGTGCTGGGGGCGGCATTCTCATGGGGCATGCCCATGGCGTTTACCGCCGAAACCGGTAGCGTAACGCCGGAGGCTTGGCTGCTGTATATCGCCAACCTGCTGTGGACGGTGGCCTACGACACCTATTACGCCATGGCTGACCGCGACGACGACCTGAAGATTGGGGTGAAATCCACCGCCATTCTGTTTGGCGATGCCGACCGCCTGATCATCGTCATCCTTCAGGGCTTGGCGTTGCTGTGCCTGTTATTAGCGGCGGCGCGTTTCGAGTTGGGCGTGTACTTCCATGCCGGCCTTCTGGTTGCGGCCGGCTGCTTTGCCTGGGAATACCACAAGACCCAGAATCGTAAGCCAATGGCGTGCTTCAATGCGTTTTTACACAACCACTGGGCCGGACTGGCGATTTTTCTTGGCGTGGTGTTCGATTACGCGTTGCGCGGGTAG
- the phoB gene encoding phosphate regulon transcriptional regulator PhoB — MAGKSILIVDDEAPIREMIAVALEMAGYDCLEAENTQQAHAIIVDRKPDLILLDWMLPGTSGIELARRLKRDELTSDIPIIMLTAKGEEDNKIQGLEVGADDYITKPFSPRELVARLKAVLRRAGPVDSEGPIEVGGLLLDPVSHRVTIDGKPAEMGPTEYRLLQFFMTHQERAYTRSQLLDQVWGGNVYVEERTVDVHIRRLRKALGEVYENLVQTVRGTGYRFSTKS; from the coding sequence ATGGCTGGCAAGAGCATCCTGATCGTCGATGACGAAGCACCGATCCGTGAAATGATCGCCGTGGCCCTAGAGATGGCCGGCTATGACTGCCTAGAAGCGGAGAATACCCAGCAGGCGCACGCCATCATCGTAGACCGTAAACCTGACCTTATTCTGCTCGACTGGATGCTGCCTGGTACCAGCGGCATCGAACTGGCCAGGCGTCTCAAGCGCGATGAGCTGACCAGCGATATTCCAATCATCATGCTCACCGCCAAAGGCGAAGAGGACAACAAAATCCAAGGCCTGGAAGTCGGTGCCGATGATTACATCACCAAGCCCTTCTCCCCACGCGAACTGGTCGCGCGCCTAAAAGCCGTGCTGCGTCGTGCCGGTCCGGTTGACAGCGAGGGGCCCATCGAAGTTGGCGGTCTGCTGCTAGACCCGGTCAGCCACCGCGTCACTATCGACGGTAAGCCCGCCGAGATGGGCCCCACTGAGTATCGCTTGCTGCAGTTTTTTATGACTCACCAAGAGCGTGCCTACACGCGCAGCCAGTTGCTTGATCAGGTCTGGGGCGGCAACGTGTATGTGGAGGAGCGCACCGTCGACGTGCATATCCGCCGTCTGCGCAAAGCGTTGGGTGAGGTTTACGAAAACCTGGTGCAGACCGTGCGCGGCACGGGTTACCGTTTCTCCACCAAAAGCTAG
- the phoR gene encoding phosphate regulon sensor histidine kinase PhoR translates to MNQDWRGPLIRRLLLLVGVCLLLGLITGEYAWALVIGLAGYLGWHLQQLLRLHKWLRTRQADETPPEGYGLWGDVLDSIYRLQRRDQKARDRLQAVIDRVQESTAALKDAVIMLDRDGNLEWWNIAAEKLLGLKTPQDSGQQITNLVRDPRFFEYFESHNYAEQLELPSPINDRLRLQFHITRYGNREHLMLVRDITRLHQLEQMRKDFVANVSHELRTPLTVISGYLETLLDNVDNINPRWLRALQQMQQQGGRMQNLLNDLLLLAKLEATDYPSDNQPVAVDLLLLSIKNDAQALSGARHHRISLEADPHLKLKGSEAELRSAFSNLVFNAVKYTPDEGEICIRWWGDEQGAHLSVEDTGLGIEAKHLPRLTERFYRVDSSRASNTGGTGLGLAIAKHVLLRHRARLDISSVLGSGSVFTCHFPNGQVVRRGQ, encoded by the coding sequence TTGAATCAAGACTGGCGCGGCCCACTGATACGTCGCTTGCTGCTGTTAGTGGGTGTCTGCCTACTGCTCGGCTTGATCACCGGCGAGTACGCTTGGGCCTTAGTAATCGGCCTTGCCGGTTACCTCGGTTGGCACCTGCAACAACTGTTGCGCCTGCACAAATGGCTGCGTACCCGCCAGGCAGATGAAACGCCGCCAGAGGGTTACGGCCTTTGGGGCGACGTCCTCGACAGCATTTACCGCTTGCAGCGCCGCGATCAGAAAGCACGCGACCGCCTGCAGGCGGTGATTGATCGCGTACAAGAATCCACGGCGGCGCTGAAAGATGCCGTGATCATGCTCGACCGCGACGGCAACTTGGAATGGTGGAACATCGCAGCAGAAAAACTGTTGGGCCTGAAAACGCCGCAGGACAGTGGGCAGCAAATCACTAACTTGGTGCGCGACCCGCGCTTTTTTGAGTATTTCGAAAGTCATAACTACGCCGAGCAGCTGGAACTGCCTTCGCCGATTAATGACCGTTTGCGCCTACAGTTCCATATCACCCGCTATGGCAACCGTGAACACCTGATGCTGGTGCGCGACATCACTCGGTTGCATCAACTGGAGCAAATGCGCAAAGACTTTGTCGCCAACGTGTCCCACGAACTGCGCACCCCGTTGACAGTGATTTCAGGCTACTTGGAAACCTTGCTGGACAACGTCGACAACATCAACCCGCGCTGGCTACGTGCCCTGCAGCAAATGCAGCAGCAGGGCGGGCGCATGCAAAACCTGCTCAATGATTTGCTTTTATTAGCCAAACTTGAAGCCACCGACTACCCCTCAGATAACCAGCCAGTGGCAGTTGATCTGTTATTGCTGAGCATCAAAAACGATGCCCAAGCGCTCTCCGGCGCGCGTCATCACCGCATCAGCTTGGAAGCTGACCCACACCTGAAACTCAAAGGCAGCGAAGCGGAGTTACGCAGCGCGTTCTCTAACCTGGTGTTCAACGCGGTGAAATACACGCCGGATGAAGGCGAAATCTGCATCCGCTGGTGGGGCGACGAACAGGGCGCGCACCTCAGCGTGGAGGACACCGGCCTGGGCATCGAAGCCAAACACCTGCCGCGCCTGACCGAGCGCTTTTACCGGGTAGATTCTAGCCGCGCCAGCAACACCGGCGGTACCGGCCTTGGCCTGGCCATCGCTAAGCATGTGTTGCTGCGCCATCGAGCCCGCTTGGATATCAGCAGTGTCTTGGGCTCAGGCAGCGTATTTACCTGCCACTTCCCCAACGGGCAAGTGGTGCGGCGTGGCCAATAG